CGCGCTGAACGCCTCCTGGCGGCCGCTCGGCCAGCTCACCCCGGCGCAGTTCAACTCCTACCGCTCCGCCCTCGGCGAGGGCTCCGGCTTCCAGTCGGCGATGTACCGCCGGATGGAGTTCCTGCTCGGCGAGAAGTCCGCGTCCATGCTGGTCCCGCACCGCGGCGCGCCCCGCGTCCACGCGGAGCTGGAGAAGGCCCTGCACGAGCCGGGTCTCTACGACGAGGTGCTGCGGCTGCTGGCGCGGCGCGGGCACGCGATCCCCGCGTCAGTGGTGCAGCGCGACGTGTCCCGGCGCTATGAGCCGTCGGCCGAGGTGGAGGCGGTGTGGACCGCGCTCTACTCGGGCGACGAGAACGACGAACTCGCCCGTCTCGGCGAGGCGTTGACCGATGTGGCCGAGCTGGTGTGGCGCTGGCGCAACGACCACCTCGTCGCCACCCGCCGTGCGATGGGCGCGAAGGCGGGCACCGGCGGCTCGGCCGGCGTGGCCTGGCTGGAGAAGCGCGCGCAGAAGAACGTGTTCCCCGAGCTGTGGACGGCGCGGTCCCATGTCTGAACTCTCCTTCAAGGCAGCGGAGTTGGACGCCGGTGACCAGCTGGCGGAGGTGCGCTCGCGGTTCGTCCTCGACACGGTGTCCGATCATGCGGCTGACGCCGCGGGCGTCTACCTCGACGGCAACTCGCTAGGCGCACTGCCGGCCGCCGTCCCCGGCCGCGTCGAGGACGTCGTACGCCGACAGTGGGGTGAACTGCGCATCCGGTCCTGGGACGAGAGCGGCTGGTGGACCGCGCCCGAGCGGATCGGCGACCGGATCGCCCCGCTGGTGGGCGCGGCGGCCGGCCAGATCGTCGTGGGCGACTCCACAAGTGTCAACGTCTTCAAGGCGCTTGTGGGCGCGGTGCGACTCGTGGAGGAGCGTGGGGGCGACGGCCGGGACGAGATCCTCGTCGACGCCACGACCTTCCCCACGGACGGCTACATCGCCGAGTCCGCGGCCCGGCTGACCGGCCACACCCTGCGTGCGGTGACGCCGGGCGAGGTCCCGGCGGCCCTGTCGGACCGTACCGCCGCGGTGCTGCTCAACCACGTCGACTACCGCACGGGACGCCTCCACGACCTGCCGGGACTGACCTCCGCCGTGCACGCGGCGGGCGCGGTCGCCGTCTGGGACCTGTGCCACAGCGCGGGCGCGCTGCCGGTCGGCCTCGACGAGCACGGCGTGGACCTCGCGGTCGGCTGCACCTACAAGTACCTGAACGGCGGTCCGGGTTCACCCGCGTACCTGTATGTGCGCGGCGACCTCCAGGACCGTTTCGACTCGCCGCTGCCCGGCTGGAACTCGCACGCCGAGCCCTTCGGCATGCGGCCCGCCTACACGCCGGCCGAGGGTGTGCGGCGCGGGCGCGTCGGCACCCCGGACATCCTCTCGATGCTCGCGCTGGAAGCGGCACTCGACGTCTGGGACGGGGTCTCGGTGGCGGCCGTCCGCGCCAAGTCCCTCGCCCTGACGGACTTCTTCCTCGAGTGCGTCGAGGCGTACGTCCCCGAGGGCCGCGTCGAGTCCCTGACGCCGGTGCGGCACGAGGAGCGCGGCAGCCAGATCGCTCTGCGCTGCTCCGACGCCGGCGACGTCATGCGCCTGCTCATCGAGCGCGGGGTCGTCGGCGACTTCCGCCGCCCGGACGTCCTCCGCTTCGGCTTCACCCCGCTGTACGTCGGGTTCGCGGACGTGGAGCGGGCGGCGCGGGTACTGGGGGACGTGTTGGCGTCCCGCTAGGGCCCTGGTTCCGGGGCGCGTCCTGGACGACGTACACCCCCGCCGTCGCGGCGGCGTGCGCGGCTCGTGCCGCGCGGTCGGCGGCGGGGGCGTCCGGGGGCGTGCCGGTGGTCAGCAACGCGTAGTAGAGGGGCGCGGACACGGCCCGTACGACCGCCTTCGCGTCCGTCCCTGCGGGCAACTCACCGCGTGTCACACCCTGTTGGACGCGCGGCGCCCATTCCGCGACGCGCACCTCGTGGAAGCGGCGCAGCGCCTCGGCGGTCCGTGCGTCACAGGCCGCCGCGGCGATCACCGCCCGGAGCAGAGGCCCTTGGCGGGCGTCGGCCAACGTCCGTTGCACCACACGGCCGTTGGCGAGCAGATCGCCGAGGACGGACCCGGTCCCCGCGCGCGGGAGCGAGGTCTCGGCCATCGGGAGCGTGGCCCCGGTTTCCGGAGGCGAGGTCTCGGTCCTCGGGAGCGAGGCCTCGGCCGACGGGTCGGACTGGGTCCTAGGGAGCGAGGCCTCGGCCGACGGGTCGGACTGGGCAGAAAGGCCGGACGGGTTGGACAGGTCGGACTGGGCGGACAGGTCGGAGAGCAGATCGGCGACCAGTCCCGGCACGGACCCCCAGCGCCGGTATACGGTCGTCTTGCCGACCTCGGCCCGCCGGGCGACGTCCGTCAGATCGAGGCGGTCGAAGCCCTCCTCGGCGAGGACGTCCCCGGCCGCCCGCAACACGGCGGCGCGGACGCGGGCGGTGCGTCCTCCGGGGCGGACGGTGCCGGGCTCGGCAGACATAACGGCCCTTCCTGGGATCAGAACGCGCACGTCGTCAGCGTAACGAAACAGCAGAACCGTTTAACCCTCACCGAGCGTGACATCCGCGTGTCCGCGCACGTCACCGGCCTGATACCGTCCCGGCCAACGGTCGAACTCTCCTCGGGTCCGCCACATCTGTTCCGCCCAAATCCGTTTCACCGCTGAGAGGTTGGAGTAATGCCGGACGACGTCGTCGCAGCCCGGGCCGCTGACGAGGAGGAGTCGGCCTTCTCGCATCCGCCCGTCGACCCCGACGCCACCGCCGCGTACGGCGACCACCCCGATCAGGTGATCGACTTCTACGCCCCGCGGGCGGCGGCCGGCCTGGAGGGCCCTGCTCCGGACGCTTCCGTTCCGCTCATCGTCGTTCTGCACGGCGGGGCCTGGCGGGCGGCGTACGACCGGCGGCACACCACGCCGTTCGCGGACTTCCTGGCTCGGCGCGGGTTCGCGGTGGCCAACGTGGAGTACCGGCGGGGGGCCGCGACGCCGGGCGGGCCTCCGGTCGCGGGTCGCTGGCCCGACACCTTCGACGACGTCGCCGCGGCCCTCGACGCGCTGCCCTCGCTCGTCCGGCAGGCCCTGCCCCAGGCCGACGCGCGCCGCACGGTGCTCACCGGCCACTCGGCGGGCGGCCATCTCGCGCTGTGGGCGGCGTCCCGGCATGTGCTGCCCGCCGACGCGCCCTGGCGCACCGGCGGCCCGGCCCCGCTGCGGGGCGTGGTCGCGCTGGCCCCGATCGCGGACTTCGAGGTCGCCGGGAAGCTGGACGTGTGCGACGGGGCGGTCCGTCAACTCCTCGGCGGTGACGAGGAGTTCGCGCTGCGGCGGCCGTACGCCGACCCCGCGCTCCTCCTCCCGACGGGCATCGCGACGACCCTGGTCCAGGGGCGTACGGACCTGATCGTCCCGCAGGCGGTCGCCGAGGCGTACGCGGACGAGGCGGCGAAGGCGGGCGAGGTGGTCGGCCTGACCCTGCTGGAGGACGTCGGCCACTTCCCGCTGATCGATCCGGTGGCGGACGCCTGTGCCGTGGTGGCGGAGGAGATCGCCCAGCTGGCGTGGTGACAGCTGTTTCTTTCGACCCCTGGGTGTCGTACCCGTAGTACCTGAGAGCTACTTCCCAGGACAGCTCCTCAGCGGGACGCGAGCTACGCGAGCCGATCCGTAACTTCCAAGCCAGTAAGGCCCGATGACGGGCGGGACTGGCGGGGGAGGGGCGGGATGACGCGGCTCGACGGGGTTCGTTCGCGTGGCCGACGGCAGCGCGAGGAGGGAACGGCCCGGGGCCGGCGTTGGTTCCGCGCCCTGCTGGCCGTCCTCGTCACCGCCGCGGTCGTCGTCCCCCTCACGGCGGCGATCCGACCGCGGATCCCCGCCCCGGCCCCCGCCGCCCTCGCGCCGGCGACGGCGGCGACCCTGGACGAGACGTACGCGGCGAACCGGGCCAACGCCGCCCTGGCGTCCCGGATGGCCGCCGCCCACGGGGACCGCCATCGCGCGGCCGCGGACCGGACGCTCGCCGCCCCGTCCCGCAGACTCCTCGCCTTCGACGGCCGCGGCGCCGGCCGGGCGACGGAGGTGTTCGGAGACCTCGCGCACGCCGACCGCGTCGCCGTCCTCGTGCCCGGCTCCGACACCTCACTGGACACCTACGGCCGTTTCGACGCCGGAGCGCAGGCGCTGTACAAGCGGCTCACCCGGCAGACCGGCGCCCGCACCGCCGTCATCGCCTGGCTCGGCTACACCACACCCGGCACGGTGAGCACCACCGTCATCACCCCGGCCCGCGCCGACGAAGCCGCCCCGGGCCTGCGGGAGTTCGTGAGCGAGCTGCGCGCGGTCACCGCCCCGGACGTCCGCATCTCCCTCCTGTGCCACTCCTACGGCTCGGTCGTGTGCGGCCGCGCCGCCCCCGGCCTGGACGTGGACGACCTCGTCCTGCTCGGCAGCCCCGGCACCGGCGCGGACTCCGCGGCCGGCCTGCGCACCCGCGCGCGGGTCTGGGCGGCCCGGGGCGCCGACGACTGGGTGGCGGACGTCCCGCACGCCAGCGTCGACCTGCTCTTCACGACGGTCGGCTTCGGCGTCGACCCGGTCTCCCCGTCCTTCGGCGCCCGTGTCTTCGCCGCCGGCGACGGCGGCCACAGCGACTACTTCAGCCCGGGCTCGGTCTCCCTGACCAACCTCGCCCGGATCGTGCTCGGCCGGACCACGGAGGTGTCCCGTGCATGAGACCCCGCTTGAGACCTCGTTCGAGACCTCGTTCGAGACGCCCCTTGAGACTTCGCGCGTACGGCGAACCGGCCGGGCGAAGGAGCGCGTACGGCGGGCCGCCGCCCGGGTCGACGCGGCCACTCCGCCCGAGCGGGACCGGGCGGTGGACGCCCTGCGGGCCCTGGCCATCCTCGGCGTGGTCCTCGGCCACTGGCTGGTGACCGCCCTGGTCGCGGACGGCGACACCCTGCGTGCCGCGAGCCCCCTCGGCCCCATGCCCTGGCTGGCTCCCGTCTCCTGGGTGTTCCAGACCCTCGCCGTGTTCTTCATGGTGGGCGGCCATGTGGCGACCCGAAGCCTCGCCTCGGCCCGCGCCCACGGCGGGACCCGCGGGACCTACGGCGGCTGGCTGCGGGCCCGGCT
This window of the Streptomyces sp. NBC_01275 genome carries:
- the kynU gene encoding kynureninase is translated as MSELSFKAAELDAGDQLAEVRSRFVLDTVSDHAADAAGVYLDGNSLGALPAAVPGRVEDVVRRQWGELRIRSWDESGWWTAPERIGDRIAPLVGAAAGQIVVGDSTSVNVFKALVGAVRLVEERGGDGRDEILVDATTFPTDGYIAESAARLTGHTLRAVTPGEVPAALSDRTAAVLLNHVDYRTGRLHDLPGLTSAVHAAGAVAVWDLCHSAGALPVGLDEHGVDLAVGCTYKYLNGGPGSPAYLYVRGDLQDRFDSPLPGWNSHAEPFGMRPAYTPAEGVRRGRVGTPDILSMLALEAALDVWDGVSVAAVRAKSLALTDFFLECVEAYVPEGRVESLTPVRHEERGSQIALRCSDAGDVMRLLIERGVVGDFRRPDVLRFGFTPLYVGFADVERAARVLGDVLASR
- a CDS encoding TetR/AcrR family transcriptional regulator, which translates into the protein MSAEPGTVRPGGRTARVRAAVLRAAGDVLAEEGFDRLDLTDVARRAEVGKTTVYRRWGSVPGLVADLLSDLSAQSDLSNPSGLSAQSDPSAEASLPRTQSDPSAEASLPRTETSPPETGATLPMAETSLPRAGTGSVLGDLLANGRVVQRTLADARQGPLLRAVIAAAACDARTAEALRRFHEVRVAEWAPRVQQGVTRGELPAGTDAKAVVRAVSAPLYYALLTTGTPPDAPAADRAARAAHAAATAGVYVVQDAPRNQGPSGTPTRPPVPAPPAPRPRTRRTAG
- a CDS encoding alpha/beta hydrolase, translating into MTRLDGVRSRGRRQREEGTARGRRWFRALLAVLVTAAVVVPLTAAIRPRIPAPAPAALAPATAATLDETYAANRANAALASRMAAAHGDRHRAAADRTLAAPSRRLLAFDGRGAGRATEVFGDLAHADRVAVLVPGSDTSLDTYGRFDAGAQALYKRLTRQTGARTAVIAWLGYTTPGTVSTTVITPARADEAAPGLREFVSELRAVTAPDVRISLLCHSYGSVVCGRAAPGLDVDDLVLLGSPGTGADSAAGLRTRARVWAARGADDWVADVPHASVDLLFTTVGFGVDPVSPSFGARVFAAGDGGHSDYFSPGSVSLTNLARIVLGRTTEVSRA
- a CDS encoding S9 family peptidase, with translation MPDDVVAARAADEEESAFSHPPVDPDATAAYGDHPDQVIDFYAPRAAAGLEGPAPDASVPLIVVLHGGAWRAAYDRRHTTPFADFLARRGFAVANVEYRRGAATPGGPPVAGRWPDTFDDVAAALDALPSLVRQALPQADARRTVLTGHSAGGHLALWAASRHVLPADAPWRTGGPAPLRGVVALAPIADFEVAGKLDVCDGAVRQLLGGDEEFALRRPYADPALLLPTGIATTLVQGRTDLIVPQAVAEAYADEAAKAGEVVGLTLLEDVGHFPLIDPVADACAVVAEEIAQLAW
- a CDS encoding tryptophan 2,3-dioxygenase family protein, with amino-acid sequence MSHQAQPSQETAEASEPETPHLDFAGTTPYEDYVKADVLTHLQHTLSDDPGEMVFLVTTQVMELWFTVIVHEWETAARALRSDDVPTAVAALKRSVRELDALNASWRPLGQLTPAQFNSYRSALGEGSGFQSAMYRRMEFLLGEKSASMLVPHRGAPRVHAELEKALHEPGLYDEVLRLLARRGHAIPASVVQRDVSRRYEPSAEVEAVWTALYSGDENDELARLGEALTDVAELVWRWRNDHLVATRRAMGAKAGTGGSAGVAWLEKRAQKNVFPELWTARSHV